In Arthrobacter citreus, a genomic segment contains:
- the ruvA gene encoding Holliday junction branch migration protein RuvA, with translation MIASLRGTVTHVGLQSAVIDVNGLGMLVQATPQTLGSLHVGREALVQTAMIVREDSMTLYGFTDADQREVFETLLSVSGVGPRIALGVLAVHTPEAIRVAASSGDDKAFSKVSGIGPKGARRIVLELADKLVPLGTAESPAAARWQDQVLAAMTGLGWTEKDATAAIDAAVAEAPDVAAAGNVGEILKLTLRRLGTDGARARAPRQQVG, from the coding sequence ATGATCGCATCCCTGCGCGGGACAGTAACGCACGTTGGCCTGCAATCGGCAGTGATCGACGTCAACGGTTTGGGCATGCTGGTCCAAGCCACCCCGCAAACCCTGGGTTCCCTGCATGTGGGCCGCGAGGCGCTGGTCCAGACGGCCATGATTGTCCGCGAGGACTCCATGACGCTGTACGGATTCACCGACGCGGACCAGCGGGAAGTTTTTGAAACCCTGCTGAGCGTCTCAGGCGTCGGTCCCCGGATCGCCCTGGGGGTCCTGGCCGTCCATACTCCTGAAGCAATCCGCGTCGCCGCATCCTCCGGCGACGACAAGGCCTTCAGTAAGGTTTCCGGCATCGGGCCGAAGGGCGCCCGCCGCATCGTGCTGGAACTGGCGGACAAACTGGTGCCGCTGGGTACCGCGGAAAGTCCCGCCGCAGCGCGCTGGCAGGACCAGGTCCTGGCCGCCATGACGGGGTTGGGCTGGACGGAAAAGGATGCCACCGCCGCCATCGACGCCGCCGTCGCCGAAGCGCCCGACGTTGCCGCCGCCGGCAACGTCGGCGAAATCCTGAAACTGACGCTCCGCCGCCTGGGCACCGACGGCGCACGGGCGCGGGCTCCCCGCCAGCAGGTGGGCTGA
- the ruvB gene encoding Holliday junction branch migration DNA helicase RuvB, with the protein MSGDGLVAPTGDPDDKAIEAALRPKNLDDFVGQKRVREQLSLVLEASRLRGRSADHVLLSGPPGLGKTTLSMIIAAEMNAPLRISSGPAIQHAGDLAAILSSLTEGEVLFLDEIHRMSRPAEEMLYMAMEDFRVDIIVGKGAGATAIPLDLPPFTLVGATTRAGLLPGPLRDRFGFTGHLEFYSTAELELVLRRSAMLMDMKVNSAGFAEVAGRSRGTPRIANRLLRRVRDWALVHGVDQIDARTAGAALDMYEVDARGLDRLDRSVLRALVTKFNGGPVGLSTLAIAVGEEPETVETVAEPYLVREGLLGRTPRGRVATRAAWEHLGLQMPDNVAAGLPENMFSGPGTNTSADDEA; encoded by the coding sequence CTGTCCGGGGACGGTCTGGTTGCCCCCACCGGGGACCCGGACGACAAAGCCATCGAAGCTGCGCTGCGGCCGAAAAACCTCGACGACTTTGTCGGCCAGAAACGGGTGCGCGAGCAGCTGTCCCTTGTGCTGGAGGCTTCCCGCCTGCGGGGACGCAGCGCCGACCACGTGCTGTTGTCCGGTCCTCCCGGGCTGGGCAAGACCACGCTGTCCATGATTATTGCCGCCGAAATGAATGCACCGCTGAGGATCTCCTCCGGACCGGCCATCCAGCATGCCGGCGACCTGGCCGCCATCCTGTCCTCGCTCACCGAGGGGGAGGTGCTGTTCCTCGACGAAATCCACCGCATGTCCCGGCCGGCCGAGGAAATGCTTTACATGGCCATGGAAGATTTCCGGGTGGACATCATTGTGGGCAAGGGTGCCGGAGCCACGGCCATTCCGCTGGATCTGCCGCCGTTCACCCTGGTGGGAGCCACCACCCGGGCCGGACTGCTGCCCGGCCCGCTGCGGGACCGCTTTGGCTTCACCGGACACCTGGAGTTCTACTCCACCGCCGAGCTGGAGCTTGTGCTGCGCCGCTCGGCCATGCTGATGGACATGAAGGTCAATTCCGCCGGGTTCGCCGAGGTTGCCGGACGTTCCCGGGGAACTCCGCGCATCGCAAACCGGCTGCTGCGCCGGGTGCGGGACTGGGCGCTGGTGCACGGCGTGGACCAGATTGACGCCCGCACCGCCGGAGCTGCCCTGGACATGTACGAAGTGGATGCCCGCGGCCTGGACCGGTTGGACCGCTCCGTGCTCCGGGCGCTGGTGACCAAGTTCAACGGGGGACCGGTGGGCCTGTCCACCCTCGCCATCGCCGTGGGCGAGGAACCGGAAACCGTGGAAACCGTGGCCGAACCGTATCTCGTCCGTGAAGGGCTGCTCGGCCGCACACCGCGCGGACGGGTTGCCACCCGCGCCGCGTGGGAGCATTTGGGCCTGCAGATGCCGGACAATGTGGCCGCCGGCCTTCCCGAGAACATGTTCTCCGGTCCCGGCACCAACACGTCCGCCGACGACGAAGCCTAG
- the ruvC gene encoding crossover junction endodeoxyribonuclease RuvC — translation MSLRVLGVDPGLTRCGLGVVDVERNRRATLVAVGVVGTVAGTALDGRLLVISDAIELWLDTHKPDVLAVERVFSQLNVSTVMGTAQASGVVIAAAARRGIPVALHTPTEVKAAVTGSGGANKDAVGKMVTKILRLDAPPTPADAADALALAITHAWRRGVAGPGQTTAGSASGARAVRKPPTSGLTPAQRLWAEAEARARR, via the coding sequence GTGAGCCTGCGCGTCCTGGGGGTTGATCCGGGCCTGACCCGGTGCGGCCTGGGCGTGGTCGACGTCGAACGCAACCGCCGTGCCACCCTTGTGGCCGTTGGCGTGGTCGGCACCGTGGCGGGAACCGCCCTGGACGGCAGGCTGCTTGTCATTTCAGACGCGATCGAGCTGTGGCTTGACACCCACAAGCCGGATGTCCTGGCCGTGGAGCGGGTGTTCAGCCAGCTCAACGTCAGTACGGTCATGGGCACCGCGCAGGCGTCCGGCGTCGTCATTGCGGCCGCCGCGCGGCGCGGCATTCCCGTGGCCCTGCACACCCCCACCGAGGTTAAAGCCGCCGTGACGGGATCCGGCGGCGCAAATAAGGACGCCGTGGGGAAGATGGTCACCAAGATCCTCCGGCTCGACGCGCCTCCCACGCCCGCCGACGCGGCCGACGCCCTGGCGCTGGCCATCACGCACGCATGGCGCCGAGGTGTCGCCGGTCCGGGGCAAACCACGGCCGGCTCCGCGTCCGGTGCCCGCGCGGTCCGCAAGCCTCCCACGAGCGGCCTGACCCCCGCCCAGCGGCTGTGGGCCGAGGCGGAAGCCCGCGCCCGCCGCTGA